From the Priestia aryabhattai genome, one window contains:
- a CDS encoding aminotransferase family protein, which yields MDEIKRDYVFHRDLTKKYPIIIHGEGSYLIDEQGKRYLDGCSGAVAANLGHGIAQIAEAMAEQARKAAFVHTLRFETDVLHKLAGKIGQMAPFHLNKVYFTSGGAEANESALKLARQYHRDAGKTQKQIVIGRWQSYHGNTIGALSAGGDVKRRYPYTPNLLHFAHVYSPYCHRCPYNRDQEDCVAQQNWSCITDIERTILELGPENISAFIAEPIVGSQQGAVVPPLDYFKKVRELCSRYDILLIIDEVMTGFGRTGTDFAVEQFGIEPDILTFGKGVSAGYAPLGGMIVHDRLIQGLIENSSGKFLHGYTYSGHPVSIAAGHAALDMYEEMNILQNVETQGAYLMECLVALQRKHPYISDIRGRGLLIGLELMKDANQQVFFNPSEGASEKLNEICMELGGVFYPGSGSVDGHKGEHMIISPPLNITKSEVEEIVRLLDNAFSIFHQHMRKDESYESTK from the coding sequence ATGGACGAAATAAAAAGAGACTATGTGTTTCATAGAGATTTAACAAAAAAGTATCCGATAATTATACACGGTGAAGGAAGCTACTTAATAGATGAACAAGGAAAAAGGTATTTAGACGGCTGCTCTGGGGCTGTGGCGGCAAATTTAGGACACGGCATTGCCCAAATAGCCGAGGCGATGGCTGAGCAGGCAAGAAAAGCGGCGTTTGTTCATACATTACGTTTTGAAACGGATGTTTTGCACAAACTTGCAGGCAAAATTGGTCAAATGGCTCCTTTTCATTTAAACAAAGTCTATTTTACATCAGGAGGAGCAGAAGCAAATGAAAGTGCATTAAAGTTGGCAAGACAATATCACAGAGATGCCGGAAAGACACAAAAGCAAATTGTGATTGGAAGGTGGCAGTCCTATCATGGAAATACGATAGGTGCACTATCAGCCGGAGGAGATGTAAAAAGACGATACCCTTATACACCTAATCTTTTACATTTTGCTCACGTCTATTCTCCGTATTGTCATCGCTGTCCGTATAACCGCGATCAAGAGGACTGCGTGGCACAGCAAAACTGGAGCTGCATCACCGATATTGAACGCACCATTTTAGAGCTTGGTCCGGAAAATATTTCAGCTTTTATTGCGGAACCGATTGTAGGAAGTCAACAAGGAGCTGTTGTACCTCCGCTTGATTACTTTAAAAAAGTACGTGAGCTTTGTAGCCGCTATGACATTCTTTTGATTATTGATGAAGTCATGACAGGCTTTGGGAGAACGGGCACTGATTTTGCAGTGGAACAATTCGGAATTGAACCGGATATCCTAACGTTTGGTAAAGGAGTTTCAGCAGGTTACGCTCCTTTAGGAGGAATGATTGTCCATGACCGTCTGATTCAAGGGCTGATAGAAAATAGCAGTGGAAAATTTCTTCATGGCTATACGTACAGTGGACATCCTGTTTCAATAGCGGCAGGGCATGCTGCTTTGGATATGTATGAAGAAATGAATATTCTTCAAAACGTAGAAACTCAAGGTGCGTATTTAATGGAATGTTTAGTAGCCCTTCAGCGCAAGCATCCTTATATTTCCGATATTCGCGGGCGCGGGCTTTTAATCGGATTAGAACTAATGAAAGATGCCAATCAACAGGTATTTTTCAACCCAAGTGAAGGAGCTAGCGAAAAGCTCAATGAAATTTGTATGGAGCTTGGAGGCGTGTTTTATCCAGGATCCGGATCTGTAGATGGACATAAAGGAGAGCATATGATTATCAGTCCTCCTTTAAATATAACGAAATCAGAAGTTGAGGAAATAGTGAGATTGCTAGATAATGCATTTTCTATTTTTCATCAGCACATGAGAAAGGATGAGTCATATGAAAGTACAAAATAA
- a CDS encoding thiolase family protein: protein MAVIVNAFRTPIGKFGGSLADTLPEELVSLVMKNNLSSAGYTSEIVDEIIVGQTKQSAHAPNIARVAGLKAQFSERIPAYTVHRQCGSGMQAVMNGAMSILSGQAEVVLAGGVESMSQAPHYTVGTRFGFHVGDLTLYDSNTESQPKSQPESLYGTFTMGQTAEWIAEKYSISRTEQDEFAFYSQEKARRAIELDLFEEEIIPVPVKEGKKGIRHFATDEFPRLTSKEKLGTLKPVFQRNGTVTAGNSSGRNDGASMLLLMSEEKAEHLGLTPMAKIVSFAATGVSPKEMGIGPVSASQIALNKVDLNLSDIDLIELNEAFAAQSIACLREWDITSEKVNVNGGAIALGHPLGCSGARIITTLCHELQKQKRRYGLATICVAGGLGMAMVVERWTK from the coding sequence ATGGCAGTGATTGTAAATGCATTTCGAACGCCTATTGGAAAGTTTGGCGGTTCGCTTGCAGATACGCTTCCGGAAGAACTAGTCTCTCTTGTGATGAAAAACAATTTGTCTTCAGCTGGATACACGTCAGAAATTGTTGATGAAATTATCGTCGGACAAACGAAGCAAAGCGCTCATGCTCCTAATATAGCAAGAGTAGCTGGGCTGAAAGCCCAATTCTCTGAACGTATTCCAGCTTATACCGTGCACCGCCAGTGCGGATCGGGCATGCAGGCTGTGATGAATGGAGCCATGTCTATTTTATCAGGTCAAGCCGAAGTAGTATTAGCCGGAGGAGTGGAAAGCATGTCTCAAGCACCGCACTATACGGTAGGCACTCGTTTTGGTTTTCACGTTGGTGATTTAACACTCTATGACTCTAATACAGAAAGTCAGCCAAAATCACAGCCTGAAAGTTTATATGGAACGTTTACAATGGGACAGACGGCCGAGTGGATCGCTGAAAAGTATAGCATTAGCCGTACGGAACAAGATGAATTTGCTTTTTATAGTCAGGAAAAAGCTAGGCGGGCTATAGAACTTGATTTGTTTGAAGAGGAAATTATCCCTGTGCCTGTAAAAGAAGGAAAGAAAGGAATCAGGCATTTTGCAACTGATGAATTTCCTCGGCTTACTAGTAAAGAAAAGCTTGGTACGCTTAAGCCAGTTTTTCAAAGGAATGGAACAGTGACAGCCGGCAACTCATCCGGCAGAAACGATGGCGCTTCAATGCTGCTGTTGATGTCGGAAGAAAAAGCTGAGCACCTCGGATTAACACCTATGGCAAAGATTGTGTCGTTTGCCGCAACGGGCGTCTCTCCAAAGGAAATGGGAATTGGCCCTGTTTCGGCTTCACAAATTGCTTTAAATAAAGTCGATTTAAACTTGAGTGATATAGACTTAATTGAATTAAACGAAGCATTTGCTGCTCAAAGTATTGCTTGCTTAAGAGAATGGGATATCACATCAGAAAAAGTGAATGTAAACGGAGGAGCGATTGCGCTTGGACACCCTTTAGGCTGCTCCGGAGCAAGAATCATAACAACTCTGTGTCATGAACTCCAAAAGCAAAAAAGACGATATGGTCTCGCAACTATTTGCGTTGCAGGAGGCTTAGGAATGGCAATGGTGGTGGAAAGATGGACGAAATAA
- a CDS encoding 3-oxoacid CoA-transferase subunit B, whose translation MNVKQYIAARAAKELCHGDVVNLGIGIPTLVANYISPDVHVFLHSENGILGVGPTPKEAYVDPELVNAGKLPVTVLKGSSFFNSADSFAMIRGGHVNVSILGVLQVDEAGRIANWAVPGKSVLGVGGAMDLLEGSKKVIVTTLHTNSQGESKLVKKLTYPLTSERRVDMIITELAVFSVTDLGLELLETAPGVSLEEIQQKTQASFHVSKLFSKDNEVTA comes from the coding sequence ATGAACGTCAAACAATATATTGCTGCGCGTGCTGCAAAAGAGCTTTGTCACGGAGATGTAGTGAACTTAGGGATAGGGATTCCTACTCTTGTTGCTAATTACATTTCACCCGATGTTCATGTGTTTTTACATTCAGAAAACGGGATTCTCGGTGTTGGGCCTACTCCTAAAGAAGCTTATGTAGATCCAGAACTTGTGAATGCTGGGAAGCTGCCCGTCACGGTTTTGAAAGGCTCCTCATTTTTTAACAGCGCTGATTCCTTTGCTATGATACGCGGGGGCCATGTAAATGTATCCATTCTTGGAGTACTTCAAGTAGATGAAGCAGGCCGAATTGCGAACTGGGCTGTTCCCGGAAAAAGTGTTCTTGGTGTAGGTGGAGCAATGGATTTATTAGAAGGCTCAAAAAAAGTTATTGTTACGACTCTTCATACGAATAGTCAAGGAGAGTCAAAGCTAGTCAAAAAGTTAACCTATCCGCTTACTTCAGAGCGGCGAGTCGATATGATTATTACGGAATTAGCTGTCTTTTCGGTAACGGACCTTGGTCTTGAACTTCTTGAAACAGCTCCGGGTGTTTCTTTGGAAGAAATACAGCAAAAAACACAGGCTTCTTTTCATGTTTCTAAATTGTTTAGTAAAGACAATGAGGTGACGGCATAA